The following DNA comes from Parcubacteria group bacterium.
TTTTGATTTGCCGAGAACTCTCATTCCCGAAGATTTGCCGATTTTGGAAGAAAAAATGAGAGAGATAATAAAGGCTGATTACAAAATAGAAGAAGCAAGTGCAGAAATTAAAAAAGCGGAGGATGATTTCGCGAAAGCCCAGCAACCTTATAAAGTCGAATTGATTAATGATTTGAGAGAAGCTGGGGAGAAAAAAGTTTGCCTGTATAAAATCAATGGGTTTGTCGATTTATGCAAAGGACCGCATCTTGATTCCACCGGAAAAATAGATCCCCAGTCTTTCCAGCTTTCCAGAATCTCCGGAGTGTATTGGAAAAGCGATGAAAAAAATAAACAGCTTCAGAGAATCTATGGCTTGGCTTTTGAAAACAAAAATGAACTGAAAGAATATTTGAAGCAGATGGAAGAAGCGGAAAAAAGAGACCATCGAAAACTAGGAAAAGAATTAGATCTCTTTTGCTTTTCAGATCTGGTCGGACCGGGACTTCCTCTTTTTACTCCCAAAGGAACAATTATTATCGATGAATTACAAAGAGAAGTGGAAAAAATCTGCCGCGGCTATGGATTTCAAAAGGTAAAGACGCCTTGTTTAACTAAAATAGATTTATACGAAATTTCCGGACACGCTCAAAAATTTTCCGAAGAACTATTTCACGTCACTTCCAGGCATAAGCAAAATTATGTTATGAGACCGGTTCAGTGCCCTCATCAGATTCAAATTTTCGCTTCAAAACCCCGCTCTTATCGCGATTTGCCTATCCGCTATATGGAATCAGAGAAGCAATACCGCGCTGAAAAACCGGGAGAAATTAGCGGACTTAGCCGCGTTATCGCCATTACGGTTGAAGATGGACATACTTTTTGCAAAGTTGACCAGGTCAAAGATGAAATAAAAAATATGGTTAACATAATACGAGATTTCTATTCTTCTTTGGGAATGTGGAAAAATAATTGGATTTCACTTTCCGTAAGAGATTACGCTCATCCGGAAAAATATATTGGAGAAACAAGCGACTGGGATGAATGTGAAAAAATATTACAAGAAGTTTCGGATGAAATGAATCTCAACGCAAAAAGATGCGAGGGAGAAGCCGCTCTTTATGGACCAAAATTGGATTTTATGTTTAAAGACGCGCTAGGGAAAGAAATTCAAATCCCGACAGTTCAGATTGATTTCGCCACTCCGAAAAGGTTTAATATGGTTTATACTGATGAAAAAGGAAACAAAGTTAATCCGGTAATGGTTCATCGGGCTATTCTAGGATCTTATGAAAGATTCTTGGCGCTCCTCATTGAACACTTTGCCGGCGCTTTCCCGCTTTGGCTTTCTCCGATTCAAGTGGAAATTATTCCGGTTTCGGAAAAATTTAATGATTATGGAAACAAAATTCTGGAAGAATTAAAACAAAATAATATCCGCGCGGAAATTGACGACTCCGACGAATCGCTGGGAAAAAGAATCAGAAACGCCGAAAAACAAAAAATCCCATACATTTTGGTAGTCGGAGAAAAAGAAGAAAAATCTGAATCCGTCGCAGTGCGTTCCAGAGACAGCAAAGAGCAAACCGTCTTGAAATCTCCAGAATTTATTGAAAGTATTAGGAAAGAAATAGGGGAGAAGAAATGATCAACTTTGTCATTCCTGCGAAAGCAGGAATCTACACTTGCGAATATTTCCAGCTTTATTCTATATTGTATAATCTTGCGTTAATCGATTCCGTAGATTCCTGGTCAAGCCAGGAATGACAAAAAATTAAAGCGGGCGATTCCATTCGGAACCGTCCGCTTCTTCTTACTCAATCATCTCTCCTCCAAGGAACTCAAAAGCATTCGCAAGCTTTTGATATTCCCTGGCTATTTCCACTTTAGTCAAAACCGCCCATTGGAGAACATCCTCGTAGCTGACAGCCTCACGTTGAACGTGCTCATCTTTCTTTTTGAGCAACAGAAAAGAAAAACCTTTAGAAGTTATATCGCGCAATATACCTTCTTTTCTTTGCCCGTCTCGCATCTTGAAAAATATCAGGACATCCGCTCCATCCACATTACAAGAATGGCCAAATGCTTCCCGCAAAGCATCTTCAGAAATCGGCACTGTCGAATAATTCATTTTGATCACCTCCTTCGCCTTTTCGGCTGAAATTTGATTAACCGTTCTTATCTTTGAAGACCGAAGGAACTATCCTGTTCCAATTGTTTTTTCCATGAACCATATCGATTGACACTTCCTTGGGAGGCCAATGAAATGATCCATACATCAATTTTTTGCTATCAGGATCTACATAAACGATCCCGGTATCAATGTCAGCCAGACCTCCTTCAGGAAAGAACCTCTTCCGTTGCCAATATTCCCCTTCTTTTGGAGTAATTTTTTTTGCCATCACGATCCTCCTTCGCATTTTCGGCTAGTTTTTTTCTTTTATTTCTTTAAGAAGCCTTCACCTCATTCTTTATTCTGGAAACAAAAAAGACCATCCACAGCAAAAACAAAGCCATGGCTCCCAGTGCTATTCCAACGAAAACGTCTACAGTAGACAACGGGTAATGAAAAAAAATAGCAATGGAAGATAAGATAGAATAAGCCATAATAGCAATCATCGCAACAATGCCGATTTGCAATTGTCTGAACTTATTCTTGTTACTCTTCACAACAGCTATAACAAAAATTATCATACCCATTGCAAGCAACACTATTCCTTTTGAAGCTACCCCCAAGAGCCACCCTCCAAAGAAAAAATTATATAGCATCATATCGTCCCCCTTTCGCCTTTTCGGCTGAAATGATTAACCCTTGATTTCAGGGCTTGTTTCCGTTATGATTTACTATGATCTTATATCAAAGAACAGTAATGAAATATTACATCAAAACCTTCGGCTGTCAAATGAATATCAGTGATTCGGAAAGAATTGCGAGCTTTTTGGAATCGCAAAAGTTTAAGCCGGCAAAAAGTATCAATGAAGCCAATTTGGTTGTTTTCAACACTTGCGGAGTGCGCCAAATGGCCGAAGACCGGGTTTATGGACAAGTGCATAATCTTAGAATTAAGAATCATGAATCAAGAATTAAGGTTGTTTTGACCGGATGTCTTGCTCATCGCAAAGATGTTCAGAGAAGATTAAAGGATAAAGTTGATATATTTTTTGAAATTAATAATTTTAATAAATTTGAAAATTGGATAATTGAAAATTTTTTGAAAATTGAAAATTGTAAATTGAAAATTTTTTGAAAATTGAAAATTGTAAATTGAAAATTTCGGCACAAAATAATACGCCAAGCCAAGAAAATATCGCTTATCTCTCCATCCACCCCAAACATATAAATACTCATGAAGCTTTTGTGCCGATAATGACCGGCTGCAACAATTTCTGTTCCTATTGCGTGGTTCCCTATGCCAGAGGAAGAGAAGTTTCAAGACCGGCAGAAGAAGTTATAAGAGAAATTAAAGGATTAATTAAAAAAGGCTATAAAGAAATAATATTACTGGGCCAAAATGTGAACTCTTATGTTTCCCCTCTCCCCCCAACCCCCTCTCCCTCTGGGAGAGGGTGGGGTGAGGGCGCTAATTTTTCAGAATTATTAAAAAAGATTAACGCTATTCCAGGAAATTTTTGGATCAGTTTCGTCAGTAATCATCCCAAAGACTTTTCTGATGAACTAATTAAAACTGCCACGAAATTAAAGAAAGTCTGCGAATACATTCATCTTCCCATCCAAGCCGGAGACGACAAGATTCTTCAAAAAATGAACCGAAAATATACAGCCAAACAGTATTTGCAATTAATAAATAAGCTAAAAAAATCTTTTAAGCTTTATAAGCCTGGAGCTTTATATTCAATCACTTCCGACATAATCGTCGGCTTTCCTAGTGAAACGAAAAAACAACTTGAAAAATCGGCTGAAGTGATGAAAAAAGTGAAATATGATATGGTATATTTCGGTCAATTTTCGCCAAGACCGGAAACAGCCGCCTGGAAAATGAAAGATAATGTGTCCAAACAAGAAAAATCCCGAAGAGAAAACTATCTCAATGAAATTCTCAAAAAAACATCTTTTAAAAATAACCAAAAATATCTAGATAAAACACTTGAAGTTTTGGTAGATCGTATCGAAGTCGGACTTCGATACGGAAGTCCGACTTCAGAATATGTCTATTTCGGACGAACCCGAACGATGAAAAATGTTAAAATAATTTCTAAAAGAAAAAGTTTGGTTGGAAAAATTGTGAAAGTGAAAATAATTAAAGCAAACATATGGAACCTAGAGGCAGAAATAAAATAATTGTAATACTTGGTCCAACTAGTTCCGGAAAATCGGAGGTAGCGATTAGGCTTGCCCGAAAATATGACGGTGAAATAATTTCCGCCGATAGCCGGCAAATTTATCGCGGAATGGATGTGGGAACAGGCAAGATTTCAAAAGCTCAGCAGAAATTAGCAAAACATTGGCTAATTGATATTATTGACCCAAAAACTGAATATAATGTTTTCAAATTCAAGAAGGAAGCTAATTGCGTAATTAATTACTTACATAAAAAAAATAAAATTCCCATAATTTGCGGAGGAACCGGATTTTGGATTAAAGCGATTGTCGATGATGTTGATTTCCCGGAAGTGAAACCGAATTTAGAATTAAGAAAGAGGCTTGAGAAAGAAAACACGGAAAAATTATTCAAAATGCTTCAGAAATTGGATCCGGAAAGAGTAAATAATATCGACGCTAAAAACAAAGTGCGCCTAATCCGAGCGATTGAAATTTGCAAAGCGATTGGAAAAGTTCCTCCTCTCCCCCCAACCCCCTCTCCCTCCGGGAGAGGGTGGGGTGAGGGAAATATCAAATACGATTTTATCCAAATCGGCATTGATATCCCTAAGGAAAAACTTCATCAAAATATTAAAAAACGTCTGGAAAAACGTTTTAAACAAGGAATGATTGAGGAGGTTAAAAAACTCCGAAAATCAGGCTTGAGCTGGAAAAAAATTCAATCTTTCGGACTGGGATATTTCTGGATTCCTTTATTTTTACAAGGAAAAATAGACAAGAAAGAACTTTTTGAAAAAGTTTATCAAGCGGAAAAAGATTATGCCAAGCGTCAAATGACTTGGTTCAAAAAAGACAAAAGGATTGTTTGGTTAAAAAATTATAAAGAGATTGAAAAAGAAATTAAAAAAAATATTTTATAAAATGATGAGAGCCGGAAAGTCAATGCTATTCCGGCTCTTTTGTTGTTGATGTTATCTTTCCCAATCCACCTCTTGGTAAAAACGTGGATGAAGGAAAGCGCCTACTGGGATATTTGGATCCCCGCCGCATCCAGGACACAAACCACTTGGCATATCTTTTGAAGATACTGCTTTGAGCACGGATTCTGATTTTATCCAAGAAGAAAACCCTCCCTCGTTAACCAAAATTTCCCCGCACTTACATCTCGCTAAAAATTCCGGCCATTTTGCTGACATAAACACCTCCTTTTATTCGTTATCTGATTTAGCTTTTTCTTTTTGTCTTTCTTTAATCAAGACAGCTATCCCGCAAAATTTCTCATCGCTTTTAAAACAAGTCCAATCGGAATGCGAAGGCACCAGACATCCATCTTTTTTAAAGGAGCAGAATTCTTCGTTATCCATGTCCTCACCTCTTTTTAATTCTTTTGTTGTCAAAGAGCCAAAAAAAATCGCCCCATTGGGACGACTATTACTTCGCTTTATTAAAAATTTCCAACTTTTTGATATGATTATTTCTGTTCATTTGATTTCAGGCATTTTTTCTATCTTACTCTTCCTAATAAATCGTGTCAATAGCACTTCGTCTGTCCGTTTTTGTCCATAAACAAAGCTGTTTCTTGAAATTCAAGATTCTTATTATCAGGATTTATTTTTACTCTAACCGCCAATCCTTTTTGCGTTTCGGTACTGAAATATTGGTCAAAAATAAAATTTCCCAAAGAATAATAAATTTTCTTTCCTTTATAATCTTCTGCGCTTTGAATAACATGCGGATGGGATCCGATAATTAAATCCGCTCCGGCATCAATAAAGCTATGCGCTAAATTTTTAATGTTGTCGCTGGGATTTTTTTCATACTCCTTCCCCCAATGCCCATAAATCGCAATAATATCAACTTTGCCGCGTATATTTTTTATATCATCAACCGTTCCTTCTGCGCTTTTGCCAAATTGATTGTAGCTGACAAATCCGATTTTTATTCCATTAATTTCTTTGATGATATAATTTTTTTCATTATTTTCCGGATCGCCAAAATAATCAATATTGCTTTCTTTTAAATAATTTTCTGTTTGCAAAAGCCCGCTGTTTCCAAAATTTAGAATATGATTATTGCCGAGATTCACCAGCTTAATGTTTTGCTTGTACAAGGTTTCCGCTAAACTTTTGTCAAAAGTAAAAGAAAGATGTCCTTTTTCTCCGGGAATTGTTCCAACGCTTACTGATTTATTATCAGTTATCGGACCTTCAAGATTTGCCACGATGAAATCACTTTCTTTTAGAAAACTGCTTATTTTCTCAAAAATAAAGTCGCTTCCTCTTTTTACTGCAATTTCTCTGATATATCTGTCAAACATTAAATCTCCGACAAATAGTACGGAAACTTCTTTTGTTACAATTTCTTGCGTTTTATTTAAAGCTTTTTCTCGTACTTTGCTAGCGCTATTATTTAAGCTAACACCAGAAAATGAGCAACCGGACAAAAATAAAGCCCCTGTTAACAAAACTGCTGTTTTTACTTTAAAATAAGTCATTCTTTTGGTTTAATTTTAGTAACATAATTATAGCAGATTATCAAAAAATGTCCTCGACAAGAGGTTTTTTCTATGATAAACTTGATTAGTAAATTAAGCTTATATCAATTATGAATATCCAATATTACGGCCATTCTTGCTTTAAAATAACCACCAAGCCGGCTGGAAGGGCCACGGAGGACATTGCTATTTTTTTCGATCCTTTTGACAAATCGGTTGGTTTTCGTCCTCCTCAAGGACAAGCTGATATTGTATTCGTTTCTCACCAGCACCATGATCACAATAATATTGAAGCCCTAAAAGGAAATCCGATTATTATTGACACTCCGGGAGAATATGCCATAAAAGGAATAAACGCTGTCGGAATTGACACTTTTCATGACGCCAAAGAAGGAGCCGAAAGCGGAAAAAATACCGTTTTTACAATAGACTCCGAAGACATTAAAGTTTGCCACTTGGGAGATTTGGGAACAGAACTGACTTCAAATCAAATGGAAGAAATGGCTGTTGATATTCTTTTTATTCCAATTGGAGGAAAATATACTTTGGACGGAGAAAAAGCTGCAGAGCTAGTTAGAAAAATAGAACCAAAAATTGTAGTTCCTATGCATTATAAAATGAACGGATCGACAATCGATATTGATACTGAAAAAAAGTTTTGCGATGAAATGGGAAATTGCCCAAAAGAAAAATCTTCTAAAATAAATATAAAAAAGAAGGATTTAGAAGATAAGAATATGGAAGTGATTATTATGAGCGTTGAATGAAGCTTATGGATATAAACAAAAAAATTGAAGAAATACGCCAAAAGCCGGAACGCATTCGACTTCAATATGTTTGGAGCCTTGTTTCAATTTCAATGTTTTTTATTATAATAATTTGGATTTTTTCACTGGGAGAATCAATAAAAAAAATTCCAACGACAGACACCAGCGCTTTGCCTGACATCAAGCAAAATTTGGATGAAATGCAATCGCTTAAAGACACCGCTCCTTCAATCGATGAAATGGCCGGAGATGCACAGCCAAGCGAACTGCAAAATTCAACAAGCGGACAAAATCTAACAAATGAAGTGATCCAGCCAACTCAAAATATTCCCGTTCCGCCAAACGAAAAATCAAACAAAACATTGCCCCCAAAACAATAAAAAGATAATTAACAATCATTATGAAAGAAGAGATAAGGGAGAAAAAACCGGAAAATATCCAACCTCGCCAAATAGTCGAAGAAGTTCAGCAGTCATATCTGGATTATGCAATGAGCGTCATCGTTGCTCGCGCCCTTCCAGACGTCAGAGATGGCCTGAAACCAGTCCACCGAAGAATTCTCTATTCAATGTGGAGTACTGGACTTCGCGCCAGCGCCAAATTTAGAAAATCCGCTACCGTCGTTGGAGAAGTGCTGGGAAAATATCATCCGCACGGAGACAGCGCGGTCTATGAATCAATGGTTCGCTTGGCCCAAGATTTTTCAATGCGATATCCATTGGTTTGGGGACAAGGAAATTTTGGATCAATGGATGGAGATAGTCCTGCTGCCTACCGTTATACCGAAGCGAAGCTCCGACCCATCGCGGAAGAAATGCTTTTTGATATTGAAAAAGAAACAGTTGATTTCATCCCTACTTTTGACGGAACTCACCAAGAGCCGGTCGTTCTTCCCGCTAAACTTCCCCAACTTCTTCTTAATGGAACGATGGGAATTGCCGTCGGAATGGCCACCAATATTCCTCCCCACAATCTCAATGAACTGGCTGATGCTATCACCCTTCTTATTGATAACCCAGAAGCCACTATTGATGATTTGATGAACTTTGTGAAAGGTCCGGATTTTCCAACTGGAGGAATAATTTATAACGCCCGAGAAATCAAAGAAGCTTACTCGATGGGAAAAGGAAAAATTGTTACTCGAGGAAAAGCCGATATTGTTGAAACCAAAAGCGGAAGTTTCCAAATTATCATTTCGGAGATAACTTATGCTACCAACAAAGCAACGATGATCACTAAGATTGCCGATTTAGTTAAGGAAGGAAAACTTCAAGGGATTAAAGATCTTCGCGATGAATCCGATAAAGACGGAGTGAGAATTGTAATTGAGCTAAAAAAAGACGCTTACCCGCAAAAAATTCTCAATAGTTTGTATTCTAATACCGATCTTCAGAAAAATTTTAATCTTAATATGCTAGCCTTAGTTAATGGCATTGAGCCACAAATTCTCAACTTAAAAGCAATTCTAGAACATTTTATCAAA
Coding sequences within:
- a CDS encoding CapA family protein, which codes for MTYFKVKTAVLLTGALFLSGCSFSGVSLNNSASKVREKALNKTQEIVTKEVSVLFVGDLMFDRYIREIAVKRGSDFIFEKISSFLKESDFIVANLEGPITDNKSVSVGTIPGEKGHLSFTFDKSLAETLYKQNIKLVNLGNNHILNFGNSGLLQTENYLKESNIDYFGDPENNEKNYIIKEINGIKIGFVSYNQFGKSAEGTVDDIKNIRGKVDIIAIYGHWGKEYEKNPSDNIKNLAHSFIDAGADLIIGSHPHVIQSAEDYKGKKIYYSLGNFIFDQYFSTETQKGLAVRVKINPDNKNLEFQETALFMDKNGQTKCY
- the thrS gene encoding threonine--tRNA ligase, with the protein product MSTKNNLETIRHSLAHVLATAVLEMFPEAKFGTGPATENGFFYDFDLPRTLIPEDLPILEEKMREIIKADYKIEEASAEIKKAEDDFAKAQQPYKVELINDLREAGEKKVCLYKINGFVDLCKGPHLDSTGKIDPQSFQLSRISGVYWKSDEKNKQLQRIYGLAFENKNELKEYLKQMEEAEKRDHRKLGKELDLFCFSDLVGPGLPLFTPKGTIIIDELQREVEKICRGYGFQKVKTPCLTKIDLYEISGHAQKFSEELFHVTSRHKQNYVMRPVQCPHQIQIFASKPRSYRDLPIRYMESEKQYRAEKPGEISGLSRVIAITVEDGHTFCKVDQVKDEIKNMVNIIRDFYSSLGMWKNNWISLSVRDYAHPEKYIGETSDWDECEKILQEVSDEMNLNAKRCEGEAALYGPKLDFMFKDALGKEIQIPTVQIDFATPKRFNMVYTDEKGNKVNPVMVHRAILGSYERFLALLIEHFAGAFPLWLSPIQVEIIPVSEKFNDYGNKILEELKQNNIRAEIDDSDESLGKRIRNAEKQKIPYILVVGEKEEKSESVAVRSRDSKEQTVLKSPEFIESIRKEIGEKK
- a CDS encoding MBL fold metallo-hydrolase — translated: MNIQYYGHSCFKITTKPAGRATEDIAIFFDPFDKSVGFRPPQGQADIVFVSHQHHDHNNIEALKGNPIIIDTPGEYAIKGINAVGIDTFHDAKEGAESGKNTVFTIDSEDIKVCHLGDLGTELTSNQMEEMAVDILFIPIGGKYTLDGEKAAELVRKIEPKIVVPMHYKMNGSTIDIDTEKKFCDEMGNCPKEKSSKINIKKKDLEDKNMEVIIMSVE
- the miaA gene encoding tRNA (adenosine(37)-N6)-dimethylallyltransferase MiaA, which produces MEPRGRNKIIVILGPTSSGKSEVAIRLARKYDGEIISADSRQIYRGMDVGTGKISKAQQKLAKHWLIDIIDPKTEYNVFKFKKEANCVINYLHKKNKIPIICGGTGFWIKAIVDDVDFPEVKPNLELRKRLEKENTEKLFKMLQKLDPERVNNIDAKNKVRLIRAIEICKAIGKVPPLPPTPSPSGRGWGEGNIKYDFIQIGIDIPKEKLHQNIKKRLEKRFKQGMIEEVKKLRKSGLSWKKIQSFGLGYFWIPLFLQGKIDKKELFEKVYQAEKDYAKRQMTWFKKDKRIVWLKNYKEIEKEIKKNIL
- a CDS encoding MiaB/RimO family radical SAM methylthiotransferase — translated: MKIENCKLKISAQNNTPSQENIAYLSIHPKHINTHEAFVPIMTGCNNFCSYCVVPYARGREVSRPAEEVIREIKGLIKKGYKEIILLGQNVNSYVSPLPPTPSPSGRGWGEGANFSELLKKINAIPGNFWISFVSNHPKDFSDELIKTATKLKKVCEYIHLPIQAGDDKILQKMNRKYTAKQYLQLINKLKKSFKLYKPGALYSITSDIIVGFPSETKKQLEKSAEVMKKVKYDMVYFGQFSPRPETAAWKMKDNVSKQEKSRRENYLNEILKKTSFKNNQKYLDKTLEVLVDRIEVGLRYGSPTSEYVYFGRTRTMKNVKIISKRKSLVGKIVKVKIIKANIWNLEAEIK